A single region of the Pseudomonas granadensis genome encodes:
- a CDS encoding ribosomal protein uL16 3-hydroxylase produces MNSDIPLQLLGGLTAREFLRDYWQKKPLLIRQAIPDFESPIDADELAGLALEEEVESRLVIEHGERPWELRRGPFAEDEFSKLPEKEWTLLVQAVDQFVPEVSELLENFRFLPSWRVDDVMISFAAPGGSVGPHFDNYDVFLLQGHGKRNWKIGQMCNSESPLLQHADLRILAEFEQTEEWVLEPGDMLYLPPRLAHCGVAVDNCMTYSVGFRAPSAAEVLTHFTDFLSQFLTDEERYTDADAKPAADPHQIQHDALDRLKSLLAEHMSDERLLLTWFGQYMTEPRYPELVVGPEDVEEEDFLAALQDGAVLIRNPSARLAWSEVDDDLLLFASGQSRYLPGKLRELLKLICAADALHADNVGDWLNDEDGRSLLCELVKQGSLGFADE; encoded by the coding sequence ATGAATTCCGATATTCCTCTTCAACTTCTGGGCGGCCTCACGGCACGCGAATTCCTGCGTGACTACTGGCAGAAAAAACCTCTGCTGATCCGTCAGGCGATTCCTGACTTCGAAAGCCCGATCGACGCCGACGAGCTGGCCGGCCTGGCCCTGGAAGAAGAAGTCGAATCGCGCCTGGTCATCGAGCACGGCGAGCGCCCATGGGAACTGCGTCGCGGCCCGTTCGCCGAAGACGAGTTCAGCAAATTGCCGGAAAAAGAGTGGACCCTGCTGGTACAAGCGGTCGACCAGTTCGTCCCGGAAGTCAGCGAGCTGCTGGAAAACTTCCGTTTTCTGCCGAGCTGGCGCGTCGACGACGTGATGATCAGCTTCGCCGCTCCCGGTGGCAGCGTTGGCCCGCACTTCGATAACTACGACGTGTTCCTGCTGCAAGGCCACGGTAAGCGCAACTGGAAAATCGGCCAGATGTGCAATTCCGAGAGCCCGCTGCTGCAACACGCCGACCTGCGCATCCTCGCCGAATTCGAACAGACCGAAGAATGGGTCCTGGAACCGGGCGACATGCTTTACCTGCCGCCGCGCCTGGCTCATTGCGGTGTCGCGGTCGACAACTGCATGACCTACTCGGTCGGCTTCCGCGCGCCGAGCGCTGCTGAAGTACTCACCCACTTCACCGACTTCCTCAGCCAGTTCCTGACTGACGAAGAGCGCTACACCGACGCCGATGCCAAGCCGGCGGCCGACCCGCATCAGATCCAGCACGATGCGCTGGACCGCCTGAAGAGCTTGCTTGCCGAGCACATGAGCGACGAGCGTCTGCTGCTGACGTGGTTCGGCCAGTACATGACCGAGCCGCGCTACCCGGAACTGGTGGTCGGCCCGGAAGACGTCGAGGAGGAAGATTTCCTCGCTGCCCTGCAGGACGGCGCCGTGCTGATTCGCAACCCGAGCGCGCGTCTGGCCTGGTCGGAAGTCGATGACGACCTGCTGCTGTTCGCCAGCGGCCAGAGCCGTTATCTGCCGGGCAAACTGCGCGAACTGCTGAAGCTGATCTGCGCCGCTGACGCCCTGCACGCCGATAACGTCGGCGACTGGCTGAACGACGAAGACGGTCGCAGCCTGCTCTGCGAACTGGTCAAGCAAGGTAGCCTGGGGTTCGCCGATGAATAA
- a CDS encoding GNAT family N-acetyltransferase, protein MNKIRVRVADWQKDIAEIRRIRETVFIAEQSVPPELEWDADDATAVHFLAFEGDYPIGTARLLPDGHIGRVSVLKDWRGMKVGDALMQAVIAEAEARGLKQQMLSAQVQATAFYERLGFSLVSEEFLEAGIPHVDMVRHSA, encoded by the coding sequence ATGAATAAAATTCGCGTTCGTGTCGCAGACTGGCAGAAGGACATCGCCGAGATCCGGCGCATTCGTGAAACGGTGTTCATCGCCGAACAATCGGTGCCACCCGAGCTTGAGTGGGACGCGGACGACGCGACCGCCGTGCATTTTCTGGCGTTTGAAGGCGACTACCCGATCGGCACCGCGCGTTTGCTGCCCGATGGACACATCGGCCGGGTCTCGGTGCTGAAAGACTGGCGCGGAATGAAAGTCGGCGACGCGCTGATGCAAGCGGTCATCGCCGAAGCGGAAGCGCGCGGCCTGAAGCAGCAAATGCTCAGCGCACAGGTGCAGGCCACGGCGTTCTACGAGCGCCTGGGTTTCAGCCTGGTCAGCGAGGAATTCCTCGAGGCCGGGATTCCGCATGTCGACATGGTTCGGCATTCGGCCTGA